The Syntrophobotulus glycolicus DSM 8271 DNA window TCCGGGTCTGTCTTATAAAACGGCTCTATGTAGGATTGTTCATATCCGAGAGCCTTGAGGGCAAGGAGGACGCCCGGCCTTGTCCCGGCCTGCTCCGCGATAATGGCCTTCATGGAAAGCCGTGTCCTGTAGGCTTCGGCATCCTCGCCCTTGAGCCGGGGCATTTCCCGGTCTTTACCGTGTTCCGGGAGCATGACCTCGCTTGCGCTGATGACCATTGACTCGGCCCGCACCCGGAAGATGTCCCTCTTGGTGTCGTCAAACAGCTTCCCGACGACCTTGAAAAAGATATAGAACTGATTCGCTGCCTTTTTCCCTTTCCTCAGCGGAGTAAAGAGGAGGCTGAACATGTACTCGCCGAACCTCTCAAATCTCGCCATCGCCTCACGTCCTTTCCACTGTCACCGATACCTCACCGAGGATGATGACCTTGTCGCTGTCAAGGAAGACGTCCTCACTTGGAACCGTAACCTTGACATTGCGGACGGATGCGACCTTGCTTTTGACAGCGTGGACGATGTCGGCGTGAGTGAGCTCGTTGAGCTCCCGGTTTTTCCGTATCTGAAGCAGCTCCGAGATAGCAGCCTTCACGCTGTCGGCGATGCCGTCATCCGAAACGGTGTCCGGGATGGTCACGGTTACGGAGACAGGCTGCTCTATGGTCGTAGAGCTCTTCACGAGCACGTCGTCATAGTTGCCGATAATCTTGTCGACCTCGGCCCGCACCTGTGCAAGGAGGCCCTCCGTCGCTTCTCCCGCCGTCCCTGTGACGATGATGTCGACCGTTCCTTGACCTCTCGGGTGCATATCGTTCACCTTGACAAAGAGCACGCCCGGAACCTGTTCACAAGCGTTTTGATACTTCTCGGCGATGGGCCTTGTGGCAAGCTCAGACCACGAGCGGAGGGTGCGCTCCCGGAGGCTCTCAACGTCCTCAATGTCGCTGCCTTCCCGGACTATCCAGTCAGAACCATTGGAGACCGTGCAGCCGCCCTCTAAATGCGTCAGGGAGCGCGTTATCTGCCCGGGTGGTACATTGTACCTTGAGCCCTCCCGTTCGGCCTCCACGAGGACGCCGACCGTCTCCGCGCCCTTCTGAAGGACGGTATCCTTCAGGACAAAGAATCGGAGCTCCTCGCCGTTGACGTCCTTGATGGTCTTGAAGACGTGCCCTTTGGCAATGCGAACGGCCTCCGCGCCTTCTCCCCTTGTCACAGTGACATAGCCTTGCGTTTTGAGGGCTTCCTTTTGTTTCTTGCCGAAGTCCGCCGCTTTGAGCTTGAGCCATATCCCCTCAGCATGAGCGACAAACATGTTATTGAGCACACGGCGGAGGAGGTTGATGAGCTCGATGCGGATGCGGAGGACTATCATCAAGAGGGTGTAAAAGATGCCGCCCGAGCTGAAGTTCGTTATTGAGAAGCCCTCGCTTTTAAGCTGCGCGACCGTCTCCTCCTTGAGCTTCTCGATGTCCGGGACGGGAAGAATCTCGTCAAGAACCTTTTCATCAATCAATTTCAATCACCTCCACATTTACCCTGTCGACCGTGACGCTCACGCTGTAGGTCTGAGAATCCCCGATAAAGCAAAAGGTAGTGAACACCTTGAGCGCGTCATCCTCAAGCTTTACCTCGGTTGAGATGGTCTCAGAGTCGACGATTTCTCTTCTTTCAAGCTTTTCTCTTATGCGCTCCCCGACCTCTATGATGGTGAGCTCGTCGTCCTCGCTCTGCACGAAGTCGAGAAGCGACCATCCCCACTCAGTATCATAGAAGAGCTCGCCCGCCTGTGTCATAGCCTCAAGCCGGATGTCCTGCATGATGCAGTCGAACCCGGACACAAGAGGCGCGTCGCCAGTGGCCGCCTGGGTGAGCTGCCACGAGGGGTCAAGCTTAATGTCTGTGTCGTTTAACCCTGCCATCAAACCACCTCCCCGATAATGCACGGATTGAGCTCACCGTACAGAAGGCCGACCGCGACGGTTTTCCCGAGCTCGACGTTTACCTTGGAAAGCACTCCGGGAATCTCCGGGAAGCGTTCGTCAATCTCGCCCGTTTTGTCAAGAATCTTGAGGCTGTATTCGTACCACTCGCCCGTGGACGCTGCTCTTGTGACCCTTGCACGCATAAGGCCGGGGAGCTGCAAGTGAGGGAAGTCGGCGGCGAGCTGCTTTGCTATTACACTTTTGACCATTTCC harbors:
- a CDS encoding baseplate J/gp47 family protein; the encoded protein is MIDEKVLDEILPVPDIEKLKEETVAQLKSEGFSITNFSSGGIFYTLLMIVLRIRIELINLLRRVLNNMFVAHAEGIWLKLKAADFGKKQKEALKTQGYVTVTRGEGAEAVRIAKGHVFKTIKDVNGEELRFFVLKDTVLQKGAETVGVLVEAEREGSRYNVPPGQITRSLTHLEGGCTVSNGSDWIVREGSDIEDVESLRERTLRSWSELATRPIAEKYQNACEQVPGVLFVKVNDMHPRGQGTVDIIVTGTAGEATEGLLAQVRAEVDKIIGNYDDVLVKSSTTIEQPVSVTVTIPDTVSDDGIADSVKAAISELLQIRKNRELNELTHADIVHAVKSKVASVRNVKVTVPSEDVFLDSDKVIILGEVSVTVERT